GAACCATGGCGGTACGCGCCAGGTTGCCGCGCGGTGACGCGGCAATGTCACTGTGATGCATGCGACCGTTCCCCTCCCAAGGCTGTGGCGCTTGCGTTGCAATCGAGCGAGCGTACTGCGCGCGCCCACGCCATGCAAATATAAAATCTTTGTTTATATTTGCACGCACAGTCTTCCGCTGACCCCTGCCCGCGTTGCCTGTACCCTGGCGCGCCGCACCTGCCCTGGAACGCAAACGGATGAGCACCGAACCCGCCAAGTACCGCGCGCCGGCCCTGGACAAGGGGCTGGACATCCTGGAGCTGCTGGCCCGCGACGCGCGGCCGATGAGCATGGGCGCGATTTCGCAAGGCGTGGGGCGCTCGCGCGGGGAGATCTTCCGCATGCTGCAGGTGCTGGAAGAACGCGGCTACCTGATGCGCGATGCCGATGGCGACTACGTGCTGACCAACCGGCTGTTCATGCTCGGCATGCAGCAACCGCAGGTGCAAAACGTCACCGAAGCCGCGTTGCCGGTGATGCGCCGACTGGCCGATACGATCTGCCAGCCCTGCCACCTGGTGGCGCCTTCGGGCGACCAGATCGTGGTGATCGCGCAGATGGACGTGCCCAGCGACCTGGGCCTGGTAGTGCGCCCCGGCCACCGCCGCCCGCTGGCCCATTCCACCTCCGGGCTGGTGCTGTTCGCCTTCCAGCAACCCGACGTGCAGGCGCGCTGGCTGGAGGCGCTGGATGCCAGCGAGGTGCCCTACGACCGCACGCAGTTCCTGAAGGACGCGCTGCAGACCCGCAACGATGGCTATGCGATGCATGCCAGCGAGGCGGTGGTGGGCGTGGTCGACCTCACCGCCCCGATCCTGCAACACGGCAGCGCCACGTACACGCTCACAGTGCCCTTCATCGAACGTCGCCCAGAACTGGTGAATCCGCAAGCGGCCTTGCAAGCCCTGTGCGCCGCCACCGCCGAAATCTCCGATGCCTTGATGTACCACCCGCCGCGCGCGTTGGGATAAGCGCCTGGCCGAGGACAGTGCCGCACCTCGATCGGAGACGTCGATGGCGAGCCTGCGGGTTGGACAGCTGCGATCGCACCCGTCTGCACGTATCGCTGAGAGCCACGCGCGCTGCCGAGCGTCGCCCCGACACGCATGCGATAGCCAAGGCTATAAAGATCAGACCGACCTTCGCGTGCAGGCAAAACGCTCGAAAGCCGCGTTTGCGTTGTTACACTGCGCGCCCCTTGGGGAGTAGCCTGCTTTCGTTATCGAAAGCGCCTGCATCAACATACTCGGCCAGTGCGCCGTGGTGCAGGCAACCTTGCGTGGTTCGGCGAGACCAGCGGCATGCGCGTACGACGATGGTTGGCGCGGGCGTATGCCGTTGTGAGCGTGCCCAACCCGAGTGTGTCGATGTCTCCGTATTCGATTGTGTTGATCGGTTTTGCCATGTCCACCGACGCGTTTGCCGCGGCGATCGGCAAGGGCGCAGCCATGCGCAAGCCGCAGTGGCGCGATGCGCTGCGGGCCGGCGTGATCTTTGGCTGCATCGAAGCGATCACCCCGGTGATCGGCTGGTTGCTGGGCCGTGCGGCCTCCAGCCACCTGCAGTCCTTCGATCACTGGATTGCCTTCGGCCTGCTGAGCGTGCTGGGTATGCACATGATCGTCGCCGGCCTGCGCACCGATCCCGATCCAGCCGACGAGCAGGACGCCACTCCGAAGAAAAACGGCCTGCTGGCCCTGGCCGCCACCGGATTTGCCACCAGCATCGACGCGATGGCGGTGGGCGTGAGCCTGGCGTTCCTGGATGTGCATATCGGCGCGGTCGCGGTGGTGGTGGGCCTGTGCACCTTCAGCATGGTCACCGCCGGCATCATGCTGGGTCGTGCGGTTGGCGCGCTGATCGGCAAACGCGCCGAAATCCTCGGCGGCCTGATCCTGGTGATCGTCGGCAGCGTGATCCTCTACCAACACCTGAGCGGCGCCGCGTAAGCGCACAACGGGTCGCATAGGAGCGGACATGGCCGCCTAACAGCGTTATGTCTTCCGACCGATCATCGGAACACATGCAAGAAGCCCATGCGCTCCTTGAGCCTCGAGCTTGTATCGTAGATCGGCTCTGCATCTACGATGGAGGGCGTCGCGCTCCGCGCACACAAGGCATCATGGGAGTTTTCATCGCTGCCGCGTGCAGTACCGCCTGTCGCGCTGATGGCACAGATGCATCCGTCAACGTGTCTTGGCATCGTGATAGGCGCTCAGGAATGCGCGCAGCGACGCCGGTTTGACCGGCTTGGTCAGCAATCGGTACCCACGTTCGCGTGCCAGCTGCTTGAGCTCGTCGCGGCCGTCGGCGGTGAGCAGCGCGCCGGCGATCGGCGACGGTGCGGCGGCCTGCAGCGCATCCAGCGTGTCCAGGCCATCCAGGCGGTCGTGCAGGTGGTAATCCACCAGCATCAGATCCGGTTGCCGGCGCGCGCAGTCCAGCGCCTGGTCGACGGTACTGGCAGTGATCACCTCCACCTGCCAGCGGCCCAGCAGCGCGCGCATGCCGTCGAGAATCTCGCGGTCGTTGTCCACGCACAGCACCCGCAGGCCGGCCAGCGAGTCGTCGCTGGACAGGGCACGCGCGGCCGGTGCCGGCAGCAGCGGCGCCACCGGTACCGGCGCAACGCGCGGCAACAGGATCGAGAACATGCTGCCGCGGCCCACCTGGCTGCGTGCGCTCAGGTCGTGGTCGAGCAGGCGCGAGATGCGCTGGCAGATCGACAGGCCCAATCCCAGCCCCTGCTCGCCCCAGTCGAACGGCTGCTGGTAGCGGCGGAATTCTTCGAAGATCTGCCGCATGTGGTGCTCGGGGATGCCCGGGCCGGTGTCCCACACCTGCAGTTCCACATGGGTACCACGCCCGCGCATGCCCAGCACGATGCGGCCCTGGCGCGTGTAGCGCAGCGCATTGGCCAGGAAGTTCTGCATCACCCGGCGCAGCAGGCGGCGGTCGCTGCGTACCCAGATCGGGCGGCTATGCACCTGCAACCGCAGACCGCGGCTGGCCGCCACCGGCGCGTACTGCGCGGCCAGCTCGTGCATCAGCGCGCTGGCGTCCAAATCCTCCACTGTCGGCCGCAGCCCGCCGGCATCCAGCCGCGAGACGTCGAGCAGGCCGTCGAGCAATTCCTCGGCTGCACGCAGCGAGGCATCCACGCGCTCGGCCAGATGGCGCTGTTCTTCGTTGTTCTGATGGCTCTCGCGCAAGGCCGAGGCGAACAGGCGCGCGGCGTTGAGCGGCTGCAACACGTCGTGGCTGATGGCGGCCAGAAACCGCGTCTTGGATTGCTGCGCAAGCTCGGCCTCGCGCGAGCGGTCGGCCACGCGCTGTTCCAGGTTTTCGTTGGCATCCAGCAGCGCACGCTCGGCACGCTTGTAGTCGGTGATGTCGTTGTAGCTGGTGACGTAGCCGCCACCGGGCAGCGCCTGGCCGCGCATTTCGATCACCTTGCCGTCGCTGCGGGTGCGCTCGAACACATGCGGCGAGCCGGCGCGCATGTGGCGGATACGGCGGTCGATCTGGTCTTCGATATCGCCCTCGCCCAGCTCGCCGCGCTCGGCGTTGTAGCGGATCAGGTCGGCCACCGGGCGGCCCACATACAGCATGCCGTCCGGGTAACCGAACAGCTGCTGGTAGCGCCGATTCCACGCGGTCAGGCGCATTTC
The window above is part of the Xanthomonas campestris pv. badrii genome. Proteins encoded here:
- a CDS encoding manganese efflux pump MntP family protein produces the protein MSPYSIVLIGFAMSTDAFAAAIGKGAAMRKPQWRDALRAGVIFGCIEAITPVIGWLLGRAASSHLQSFDHWIAFGLLSVLGMHMIVAGLRTDPDPADEQDATPKKNGLLALAATGFATSIDAMAVGVSLAFLDVHIGAVAVVVGLCTFSMVTAGIMLGRAVGALIGKRAEILGGLILVIVGSVILYQHLSGAA
- a CDS encoding IclR family transcriptional regulator, with the protein product MSTEPAKYRAPALDKGLDILELLARDARPMSMGAISQGVGRSRGEIFRMLQVLEERGYLMRDADGDYVLTNRLFMLGMQQPQVQNVTEAALPVMRRLADTICQPCHLVAPSGDQIVVIAQMDVPSDLGLVVRPGHRRPLAHSTSGLVLFAFQQPDVQARWLEALDASEVPYDRTQFLKDALQTRNDGYAMHASEAVVGVVDLTAPILQHGSATYTLTVPFIERRPELVNPQAALQALCAATAEISDALMYHPPRALG